The Gilliamella apicola genome window below encodes:
- a CDS encoding outer membrane lipoprotein gives MMKKIATAAILVSLLSGCSNSDIYSGDVYTTDQAKQVQQVSYGTIVSVRPVKIQTNASNGKNENVVGSLGGAVIGGVLGNTIGNGTGRALAIATGAIGGAVIGSAIEDKASQTNAVELEIKRENGGNIVIVQKGSPNEFYAGQHVRLVSNGKQISASPRYGSAYNK, from the coding sequence ATTATGAAAAAAATTGCCACAGCAGCTATATTAGTTTCACTTCTCTCTGGTTGTAGCAACAGTGATATATACTCCGGTGATGTCTATACAACTGATCAAGCAAAACAAGTTCAACAAGTTAGTTACGGTACTATTGTATCTGTACGTCCAGTAAAAATTCAAACCAACGCTTCAAATGGTAAAAATGAAAATGTTGTAGGCTCACTAGGTGGGGCTGTGATTGGCGGGGTGTTAGGTAATACTATAGGCAATGGTACTGGTAGAGCTTTAGCAATTGCTACTGGCGCTATTGGTGGTGCAGTAATTGGCAGCGCAATTGAAGATAAAGCTAGTCAAACAAATGCTGTTGAGTTAGAAATTAAGCGAGAAAATGGCGGTAATATTGTTATTGTGCAAAAAGGCTCTCCTAACGAATTTTATGCAGGGCAACATGTCCGTTTAGTAAGTAATGGTAAACAAATAAGCGCATCTCCTCGCTATGGTAGTGCCTATAATAAATAA
- the licT gene encoding BglG family transcription antiterminator LicT, with product MKVHKILNNNVIVTLDDKGKELILTGRGIGFKKREGDLIDINLIEKQFSLDNKDILPKFNELLSEIPLEVLTTSQIIINHAKACMESKLQDSIYISLTDHIHFAIERHKQGFDIPNGFLWEIKKFYPKEFQVGLYALSVIKKRLGIELPEDEAGFITFHIINSQLNGTMPNIVNMTKIMREILNIVKYHFNIEYDEDCLSYQRFVTHLKFFAQRILSKGTQTQQDSSLYEIVRQKYHQAYLCTKQIDLHLIQQYQHPLTDDESLYLTIHIERLRTELKKT from the coding sequence ATGAAAGTTCATAAAATATTAAATAATAATGTAATTGTTACACTGGATGATAAAGGAAAAGAGTTAATCCTTACAGGTCGAGGTATTGGTTTTAAAAAACGTGAAGGAGATTTAATCGATATCAATCTAATTGAAAAACAGTTTTCGTTAGATAATAAAGATATATTACCTAAATTTAATGAATTACTTTCTGAAATTCCATTAGAGGTGTTAACCACTTCTCAAATTATAATTAATCATGCTAAAGCATGTATGGAAAGTAAATTGCAAGACAGTATTTATATTTCACTCACAGATCACATCCATTTTGCTATTGAGCGCCACAAGCAAGGATTTGATATTCCTAATGGCTTTTTATGGGAAATTAAAAAATTCTATCCCAAAGAGTTCCAAGTTGGTCTTTATGCATTATCGGTTATTAAAAAACGCCTTGGTATAGAACTACCCGAAGATGAAGCTGGTTTTATAACCTTTCATATTATCAATTCACAACTTAATGGTACCATGCCCAATATAGTCAATATGACTAAAATCATGCGTGAGATACTTAATATAGTTAAATATCATTTCAACATTGAATATGATGAAGATTGCCTATCTTACCAACGGTTTGTAACACATTTAAAATTTTTTGCGCAACGAATATTAAGTAAAGGAACACAAACGCAGCAAGATTCTTCACTCTACGAAATTGTTCGCCAAAAATATCATCAAGCTTACTTATGCACTAAGCAAATTGACTTACATCTGATCCAACAGTATCAGCATCCACTTACTGATGATGAAAGTTTGTACTTAACCATTCATATAGAAAGGTTAAGAACTGAACTAAAAAAAACATAA
- a CDS encoding hypothetical protein (negative modulator of the initiation of chromosome replication) produces the protein MKTIEIDEELYHFIASQTKHIGEDASSILRRLLKINQPVKTKTNVVSQPETQYTLFNDLLDSDLFINEKSIISRFILLLGALYNYNPALFSIAATSLHGSKRQYLAKDKKSLETSGKNTKPREVIGTPYWVISNTNTARKIYILESIMSDMGISENMINQVINIFSSQIK, from the coding sequence ATGAAAACTATCGAAATTGACGAAGAATTATACCATTTTATCGCATCACAAACAAAACATATTGGTGAAGATGCATCCAGTATTTTGCGACGTTTATTAAAAATCAATCAGCCAGTTAAAACTAAAACTAACGTTGTTTCTCAACCTGAAACCCAATATACATTATTTAATGATTTATTAGATAGTGATCTGTTTATTAACGAAAAATCAATTATTAGCCGTTTTATATTATTACTTGGTGCACTTTATAACTATAATCCAGCCTTATTTTCCATAGCAGCCACCTCGTTACATGGTAGTAAGCGACAATATTTAGCTAAAGATAAAAAATCTTTAGAAACATCTGGTAAAAATACCAAACCACGCGAAGTGATAGGAACACCTTATTGGGTTATTAGTAATACCAATACGGCTAGAAAAATTTATATACTTGAATCAATAATGAGTGATATGGGGATTTCGGAAAATATGATAAACCAAGTCATCAATATTTTTTCATCACAAATAAAATAA
- the ubiG gene encoding bifunctional 2-polyprenyl-6-hydroxyphenol methylase/3-demethylubiquinol 3-O-methyltransferase UbiG, with the protein MTQNIDYNEISKFSQLAAQWWDPNGKCRPLHIINPLRVDYIKQQIGCLENKRVLDVGCGGGILSESLAKFGADVTAIDLADESLAVALLHAKESNLIINYQKQTVEDHAKEHPACYDVITCMELLEHVPDPFSIIQACATLLKPNGKLFLSTINRNHKAKLLLIYGAEYIARLVPKGTHDFNRFIRPSELMNWVEQAKLDVEDIIGMEYHILKNEFKLGSNIDVNYILTAQKTSNL; encoded by the coding sequence ATGACACAAAATATTGATTACAATGAAATAAGTAAATTTTCTCAGTTAGCAGCTCAATGGTGGGATCCAAATGGTAAATGCAGACCTCTCCATATTATCAATCCTCTACGTGTGGATTATATTAAACAACAAATTGGGTGTTTAGAAAATAAACGAGTGTTAGATGTCGGCTGTGGGGGAGGCATTCTATCAGAAAGTCTTGCAAAATTTGGTGCAGATGTTACAGCGATTGATCTGGCTGATGAATCACTGGCAGTTGCCCTGCTTCATGCAAAAGAAAGTAACTTAATTATTAATTACCAAAAGCAAACCGTTGAAGATCATGCTAAAGAACATCCGGCTTGCTATGATGTAATTACCTGTATGGAATTATTAGAACACGTACCCGATCCATTTTCGATTATTCAAGCTTGTGCAACGCTACTTAAACCGAATGGTAAACTCTTTTTATCTACTATAAATCGGAATCATAAAGCTAAATTATTGCTGATTTATGGCGCAGAATATATTGCTCGATTAGTACCAAAAGGGACTCATGATTTTAATCGATTCATTCGTCCATCAGAATTAATGAATTGGGTAGAACAAGCAAAATTGGATGTTGAAGATATCATAGGCATGGAATACCACATACTTAAAAATGAATTTAAGTTGGGATCAAACATTGATGTTAATTACATTTTGACAGCCCAAAAAACCTCAAATTTGTAA
- the pgm gene encoding phosphoglucomutase (alpha-D-glucose-1,6-bisphosphate-dependent) produces MANHSRAGLLAEPADLINVETLKNNYYQISPDPENASQLVIFGTSGHRGSANKGTFNEAHILAVAQAIAEYRKANNVTGPCFIGQDTHALSELALKSVLEVFVANEQTVVIARDWGYTPTPVISHAILTFNQDKQSQLADGIVITPSHNPPEDGGIKYNPTNGGPADTDITKQIENRANELLKNHLNGVKRVTLDKALNSSYIHTKEYETDYVNDLENILDLALIKSSNLNIGVDPLGGAGITYWPRIAEKYGINLNIVNNKIDPTFSFMHLDHDEVIRMDCSSRWAMTGLLDLKDKFDLAFSNDTDSDRHGIVTPKGLMNPNAYLSVCVNYLFQNRPQWHQDIAIGKTLVTSSMIDRLANSLNKTYLEYPVGFKWYADGLYNGKLGFAGEESAGASFLRTNGKVWTTDKDGIILCLLAAEMTAKIGKNPQEQYQELEAIFGVSYYGRIQAPATFNEKQKLSKLDASQLTTDKLGGEKITQCLTTAPANNAPIGGLKVITENGWFAARPSGTEEAYKIYAESFISNEHLTTLQKEAQEIVAKAIK; encoded by the coding sequence ATGGCAAATCACAGCCGAGCAGGATTATTAGCTGAGCCAGCCGATTTAATAAATGTTGAAACTTTGAAAAATAATTACTATCAAATTAGTCCTGACCCTGAAAATGCCAGTCAATTAGTGATTTTTGGTACATCAGGTCATCGAGGTAGCGCGAATAAAGGCACATTCAACGAGGCGCATATTTTAGCAGTTGCCCAAGCAATAGCCGAATACCGTAAAGCAAATAATGTCACTGGCCCTTGTTTTATTGGCCAAGATACACATGCTCTGTCTGAATTAGCTCTAAAATCTGTGCTTGAAGTTTTTGTTGCAAACGAACAAACAGTGGTTATCGCGCGCGATTGGGGATATACACCTACACCTGTTATCTCACATGCTATTCTGACTTTCAATCAAGATAAACAATCACAACTTGCCGATGGTATTGTCATTACTCCTTCACATAATCCACCTGAAGATGGAGGAATAAAATATAATCCAACTAATGGTGGACCTGCTGATACGGATATTACTAAACAGATTGAAAATCGCGCTAATGAATTACTCAAAAATCACCTTAACGGTGTAAAACGTGTCACGTTAGATAAAGCACTTAACTCATCTTATATTCATACTAAAGAATATGAAACAGATTATGTTAATGATCTGGAAAATATTTTAGATTTAGCATTAATTAAATCCTCAAATTTAAATATAGGTGTGGACCCATTGGGTGGTGCGGGAATCACTTATTGGCCGCGTATTGCTGAAAAATATGGTATTAACCTCAATATTGTTAATAATAAAATTGACCCTACTTTTAGTTTTATGCATTTAGATCATGATGAAGTTATTAGAATGGACTGCTCTAGTAGATGGGCTATGACGGGTTTATTAGATTTAAAAGATAAATTTGATTTAGCATTTAGCAACGATACAGATTCTGACCGTCATGGTATTGTAACACCTAAAGGATTAATGAACCCCAACGCTTATCTTTCTGTTTGTGTTAACTACCTTTTCCAAAATCGCCCACAATGGCATCAAGATATTGCTATTGGTAAAACATTAGTCACCAGTTCAATGATAGATCGCCTAGCAAATAGCCTTAATAAAACCTACTTAGAATATCCTGTAGGTTTTAAATGGTATGCAGATGGGCTTTATAACGGTAAATTAGGATTTGCTGGTGAAGAGAGTGCCGGTGCATCTTTTTTAAGAACGAATGGCAAAGTTTGGACAACTGATAAAGATGGTATTATTCTTTGTTTACTTGCCGCTGAAATGACAGCTAAAATTGGCAAAAATCCTCAAGAGCAATATCAAGAACTTGAAGCCATATTTGGTGTATCTTATTATGGACGGATTCAAGCACCAGCAACGTTTAATGAAAAACAAAAATTATCTAAACTTGATGCAAGTCAACTAACTACTGACAAACTTGGAGGCGAAAAGATCACCCAGTGTCTAACCACAGCTCCCGCTAACAATGCACCAATCGGTGGACTAAAAGTTATCACAGAAAATGGTTGGTTTGCAGCTCGCCCTTCAGGAACAGAAGAAGCGTATAAGATTTATGCTGAAAGCTTTATTAGTAATGAGCATTTAACGACTTTACAGAAAGAAGCACAAGAAATCGTTGCTAAGGCAATAAAATAA
- a CDS encoding sodium-dependent transporter, with amino-acid sequence MSTGTMKKSHSQWSSRMGFMLAAAGSAVGLGNIWKFPYMAGEMGGSAFVLTYLLFMFLIGLPILVLEWLIGRRGQKNPIHTMEDVAVSEGRSKLWKWVGIIGVLGSFLILSFYSVIGGWATDYIFLAIKGTFNGVDGAGTGQIFSNFLGNVNSLLIWHTVFMAANTLIVALGVGAGLERSCKVMMPGLGILLLVLVGYAAYVSGPSFGEAFNFLFTPNLSALNGTAILAALGHAFFSLSLGMGIMMAYGSYLGKDVNLLSTARTVVILDVIVAMLSGMAIFPLVFANGLEAGSGPGLIFVTLPIAFGNMAGGTILGCLFFIFLTFAALTSSISLLEPTVELLEEKTHMGRKTATVVSSILIWALGIACILSFNEWSDVKLFDKNIFDLLDYLTSKIMLPVTGLGTVVFGAWMMNQKRIREELNLNEFWFSIWTVLSRFIVPIAVILILIYGFI; translated from the coding sequence ATGAGTACAGGTACTATGAAAAAAAGTCACTCTCAGTGGAGTTCACGCATGGGATTCATGCTTGCTGCGGCTGGTTCTGCTGTTGGGTTAGGAAACATCTGGAAGTTTCCATATATGGCGGGTGAAATGGGCGGTTCAGCCTTTGTATTGACCTATTTACTGTTTATGTTTTTAATTGGCTTACCAATTTTGGTTTTAGAATGGTTAATTGGTCGTCGTGGCCAAAAAAACCCAATTCACACAATGGAAGATGTTGCAGTTTCAGAAGGTCGATCTAAATTATGGAAATGGGTGGGTATTATTGGTGTACTCGGCTCATTTTTAATTCTCTCATTTTATAGTGTTATTGGTGGCTGGGCAACAGACTATATCTTTTTAGCAATTAAAGGGACTTTTAATGGTGTTGATGGTGCGGGCACTGGTCAAATCTTTAGTAATTTTCTTGGCAACGTTAACAGCTTATTAATATGGCATACCGTTTTTATGGCGGCTAATACCCTTATTGTTGCTTTGGGCGTTGGCGCTGGTTTAGAGCGTTCATGTAAGGTCATGATGCCAGGCTTAGGCATATTGCTATTGGTATTAGTTGGTTATGCCGCTTATGTGAGTGGTCCATCTTTTGGCGAAGCATTTAACTTCTTGTTTACTCCAAATTTATCAGCACTAAATGGCACCGCAATTTTAGCAGCTCTAGGTCATGCCTTTTTTAGCTTATCATTAGGTATGGGTATAATGATGGCGTATGGTTCCTACCTTGGTAAAGATGTAAATTTACTATCAACTGCACGTACTGTGGTGATTTTAGATGTAATAGTAGCAATGTTATCTGGTATGGCGATATTCCCACTTGTATTTGCCAACGGTTTAGAAGCAGGTTCGGGTCCTGGGCTTATTTTTGTTACACTTCCAATTGCCTTTGGTAATATGGCTGGAGGAACTATTTTAGGTTGCTTATTCTTTATTTTCTTAACTTTTGCAGCATTAACTTCTTCAATTTCATTACTTGAACCTACAGTTGAACTCTTAGAAGAAAAAACCCATATGGGACGTAAAACTGCAACAGTGGTAAGTAGTATTCTCATCTGGGCATTAGGTATTGCTTGTATTTTGTCATTTAATGAATGGTCAGACGTAAAATTATTTGATAAAAATATTTTTGATTTACTGGATTATTTAACAAGCAAAATCATGTTACCTGTTACTGGCTTAGGCACGGTAGTGTTTGGGGCATGGATGATGAATCAAAAACGTATTCGTGAAGAGTTAAACTTAAATGAATTTTGGTTCAGTATTTGGACTGTATTATCTCGATTTATTGTTCCAATTGCAGTTATCTTAATTTTGATTTATGGATTTATCTAA
- the gntT gene encoding gluconate transporter — protein MPLLIIVIGVALLLVLMLPLRVNGFIALILVALSVGIMEGMPVMVVVQSIKNGVGGTLGSLALIMGFGAMLGKLLADCGGAQRIATTLINTFGDKKIQWAVTLTGFIVGFALFYEVGFVLLLPLVLTIAATLRISPLYIGIPMAAALSVTHGFLPPHPGPTAIAEIFKADMGRTLLYGTIIGIPTVILAGPVLAKMPFIRAINHPIEDGLYNSKQFSDEQMPSFVVSVFTALIPVVLMSIRAVCEMTLPKGHLILPYVEFFGDPIIATLISVIVAVFTFGIFRGRSMAQINTTLADSIKIIAMMLLIIGGGGAFKQVLVDSGVKVYIEEMMHASNISPLIMAWLIAGLLRLALGSATVAALTAGGIVFPLIASTGVSPELMVIATGAGSVVFSHVNDPGFWLFKEYFNLSITETMKSWSLLETVISVCGLVGCLAINIFI, from the coding sequence ATGCCATTACTCATTATAGTTATAGGCGTAGCTTTATTACTTGTCTTAATGTTGCCGTTACGCGTCAATGGTTTTATTGCCTTGATTCTTGTTGCTTTAAGTGTTGGCATAATGGAAGGTATGCCCGTAATGGTAGTGGTTCAATCCATAAAAAATGGAGTAGGAGGAACACTAGGTAGCTTAGCATTAATTATGGGTTTTGGTGCCATGCTAGGCAAACTATTAGCAGATTGTGGTGGCGCACAGCGCATTGCAACAACGTTAATTAATACTTTTGGCGATAAAAAAATACAATGGGCAGTGACCCTTACAGGTTTTATTGTTGGTTTTGCCTTATTTTATGAGGTAGGTTTTGTTTTATTGTTACCGCTCGTATTAACCATAGCAGCAACGCTTCGTATATCTCCATTATATATTGGTATTCCTATGGCGGCCGCTTTATCTGTTACTCATGGTTTTTTACCTCCTCACCCAGGACCAACCGCTATCGCTGAAATATTTAAAGCCGATATGGGACGCACTTTACTTTACGGTACCATCATAGGTATTCCGACTGTGATCTTAGCTGGTCCAGTACTTGCCAAAATGCCTTTTATACGAGCCATTAATCATCCTATTGAAGACGGATTGTACAATTCAAAACAATTTTCTGATGAACAGATGCCAAGCTTTGTTGTCAGCGTATTTACTGCTTTAATTCCTGTTGTACTCATGTCAATTCGAGCGGTATGTGAAATGACATTACCAAAAGGGCATTTGATTCTGCCTTATGTTGAATTTTTTGGTGATCCAATAATCGCGACATTGATTTCAGTTATTGTTGCGGTGTTCACTTTTGGGATTTTCCGTGGTCGTTCAATGGCTCAAATTAATACGACTTTAGCGGATTCAATTAAAATCATCGCCATGATGTTATTAATTATTGGTGGTGGCGGCGCCTTTAAACAAGTTTTAGTTGATAGTGGCGTTAAAGTCTATATTGAAGAGATGATGCATGCCTCCAATATATCGCCTCTTATTATGGCTTGGTTAATTGCTGGATTATTGCGATTAGCTCTCGGTTCGGCAACGGTTGCGGCATTAACAGCTGGTGGCATTGTATTTCCATTAATCGCTTCTACAGGAGTAAGTCCGGAATTAATGGTAATTGCGACTGGAGCAGGTAGCGTGGTGTTTTCTCATGTTAATGATCCTGGATTTTGGTTATTCAAAGAATATTTTAACCTTAGCATTACCGAAACCATGAAGTCGTGGTCATTGTTAGAAACTGTCATTTCGGTGTGTGGATTGGTGGGTTGTTTAGCGATCAATATATTTATCTAA
- a CDS encoding DUF6694 family lipoprotein yields the protein MKRILIALISLVLLTGCGDKTIDASSPENLQKSISEMANELQGDKLQSFNISIGKIMINSVIEAAGDDKKKQEIIKNKINGKTAAEIIKIGENEKIPGEAE from the coding sequence ATGAAAAGAATATTAATTGCCTTAATTTCGCTAGTATTATTAACAGGTTGTGGTGACAAAACCATTGATGCCTCCTCCCCAGAAAATCTACAAAAATCGATTTCTGAAATGGCAAATGAACTTCAAGGTGATAAGTTACAATCATTTAATATTTCAATCGGTAAGATTATGATTAATTCTGTTATTGAAGCCGCTGGTGACGATAAAAAAAAACAGGAGATCATCAAAAACAAAATTAATGGTAAAACTGCTGCAGAAATTATTAAAATTGGTGAAAACGAAAAAATACCAGGAGAAGCAGAATAA
- the guaB gene encoding IMP dehydrogenase yields MSRIVKEALTFDDVLLVPAHSTVLPNTADISTQLTQTIKLNIPMLSAAMDTVTESDLAIALAQEGGIGFIHKNMSIENQANHVRRVKKHESGIVQDPVTVLPTATIKEVTDLAKEYGFAGFPVVTESQELVGIITARDVRFATDLSLPVTAVMTPKERLVTVKEGEQREIVLKKMHEHRVEKVLVVDAKFHLKGMITVKDYNKAEQKPNACKDEKGRLRVGAAVGAGEGNEERIAALVEAGVDVLLIDSSHGHSEGVLERIRQARKAYPDLQIIGGNVATAEGAKALIDAGVNAVKVGIGPGSICTTRIVTGVGVPQISAIMDAVEMAQKYNIPVIADGGIRFSGDIAKAIAAGAACVMVGSMFAGTEEAPGEIELFQGRAYKSYRGMGSLGAMAKGSSDRYFQTDNAADKLVPEGIEGRIAYKGLLKEIIHQQMGGLRSCMGLTGCATIDELRTKSKFYRITGAGMKESHVHDVLITKEPPNYRAGV; encoded by the coding sequence ATGTCTCGTATAGTAAAAGAAGCCCTCACGTTTGATGACGTGTTATTAGTCCCAGCCCATTCCACTGTTTTACCCAATACCGCTGATATCAGTACGCAACTTACCCAAACCATTAAATTAAATATTCCAATGCTTTCAGCAGCAATGGATACTGTTACTGAATCTGATTTAGCCATTGCACTCGCGCAAGAAGGCGGCATAGGTTTTATCCATAAAAATATGTCGATTGAAAATCAAGCTAATCATGTAAGACGAGTTAAAAAACATGAAAGCGGGATTGTACAAGATCCGGTAACTGTTTTACCGACAGCTACTATCAAAGAAGTGACCGATTTAGCGAAAGAATATGGATTTGCTGGTTTTCCAGTTGTGACTGAGTCACAAGAATTAGTGGGTATTATAACTGCACGAGATGTTCGATTTGCAACTGATTTATCACTGCCCGTTACTGCGGTAATGACGCCGAAAGAACGTTTAGTTACGGTAAAAGAAGGCGAACAGCGTGAAATTGTTTTAAAAAAAATGCATGAACATCGCGTCGAAAAAGTGTTAGTTGTTGATGCGAAATTTCATCTTAAAGGTATGATCACCGTCAAAGATTATAATAAAGCTGAACAAAAACCTAATGCATGTAAAGATGAAAAAGGGCGCTTGCGTGTGGGTGCCGCAGTCGGTGCGGGGGAAGGAAATGAAGAACGTATTGCTGCATTAGTTGAAGCTGGCGTTGATGTGTTATTAATTGATTCATCGCATGGACACTCTGAGGGTGTGTTAGAGCGTATTCGCCAAGCGCGAAAAGCTTATCCTGATTTACAAATTATCGGAGGTAATGTCGCAACAGCAGAAGGGGCTAAAGCACTCATTGATGCTGGCGTTAATGCCGTTAAAGTGGGAATAGGTCCTGGTTCAATTTGTACCACTCGTATCGTTACTGGTGTGGGTGTACCGCAAATTAGCGCGATTATGGATGCAGTTGAGATGGCTCAAAAATATAATATTCCAGTTATTGCCGATGGTGGCATTCGTTTTTCTGGTGATATTGCCAAAGCTATTGCCGCTGGCGCTGCCTGTGTTATGGTTGGATCTATGTTTGCTGGTACAGAAGAAGCTCCTGGCGAAATTGAATTGTTCCAGGGTCGAGCTTATAAATCTTATCGTGGTATGGGCTCACTTGGTGCAATGGCGAAAGGATCGTCCGATCGTTATTTCCAAACAGATAACGCCGCTGATAAACTCGTACCAGAAGGTATTGAGGGGCGTATTGCTTATAAAGGTTTATTAAAAGAAATCATCCACCAACAAATGGGCGGATTGCGTTCTTGCATGGGATTAACCGGTTGTGCAACTATTGATGAATTACGCACTAAATCGAAATTCTATCGCATCACTGGCGCAGGTATGAAAGAAAGCCATGTACATGATGTTTTAATTACTAAAGAGCCGCCTAATTATCGAGCTGGGGTGTAA
- the htpG gene encoding molecular chaperone HtpG has translation MSKQGTETRGFQSEVKQILHLMIHSLYSNKEIFLRELISNASDAADKLRFKALENPDLYAGDGELGVRIWVNKEAGTLSISDNGIGMTRDEVIENLGTIAKSGTKAFLESIGSDQAKDSQLIGQFGVGFYSAFIVADKVTVRTRAATAKADQAVMWESAGEGEYTISDDNKETRGTEITLHLKEDEKEFLDDWRLRSIISKYSDHISLPVEVQTTDEESKEVKWEKVNKAQALWTRSKSDITDEEYKEFYKHLSHDYADPLSWSHNRVEGKQEYTSLLYIPAKAPWDMWNRDNKHGLKLYVQRVFIMDDAEQFMPNYLRFVKGLIDSNDLPLNVSREILQDNKITQSLRNACTKRVLQMLEKLAKDDKEQYQQFWGEFGLVLKEGTGEDFANRDAIAKLLRFASTHTDSDAQTVSLEDYISRMQDGQEKIYYITADSYGAANYSPHLELFRKKGIEVLLLSDRIDEWMMSNLTEFDGKQFQSVSKSDESIEKLADQDSEEQKQVEKELEPFIERVKTVLGDKVKEVKITHRLTNTPAVVTTAADEMSTQMAKLFAAAGQKAPEIKYTFEINPDHKLVKRIADTQDESAFTDWVELLLDQALLAEKGSLSDPSKFIQTMNKLLAQE, from the coding sequence ATGAGTAAGCAAGGCACTGAAACTCGTGGATTTCAATCTGAAGTTAAACAAATTCTACATTTAATGATCCATTCTTTATATTCCAATAAAGAGATCTTTTTAAGAGAGCTAATTTCCAATGCATCTGATGCAGCCGATAAACTTCGTTTCAAAGCATTAGAAAACCCAGATTTATATGCCGGTGATGGTGAACTTGGTGTGCGCATTTGGGTAAACAAAGAAGCAGGTACCCTATCGATTTCTGATAATGGTATTGGTATGACGCGTGATGAAGTTATAGAAAATTTAGGAACCATTGCAAAATCAGGCACCAAAGCATTTTTAGAGTCAATTGGAAGCGATCAAGCTAAAGATAGCCAATTAATTGGTCAATTCGGGGTTGGTTTTTACTCTGCCTTTATTGTTGCCGACAAAGTTACAGTTAGAACACGTGCAGCGACTGCTAAAGCCGACCAAGCCGTCATGTGGGAATCAGCTGGTGAAGGTGAATATACTATTTCTGATGATAATAAAGAAACTCGCGGTACAGAAATCACCTTACATTTAAAAGAAGATGAAAAAGAGTTTTTAGACGATTGGCGTCTACGCTCAATTATCAGCAAATACTCTGACCACATTTCATTACCTGTTGAAGTGCAAACCACTGACGAAGAAAGTAAAGAAGTCAAATGGGAAAAAGTTAATAAAGCTCAAGCACTTTGGACACGTAGCAAATCAGATATAACTGATGAAGAGTATAAAGAATTTTATAAACACCTATCACATGATTATGCTGATCCATTAAGTTGGAGTCATAACCGAGTTGAGGGTAAACAAGAGTACACAAGTTTACTGTATATCCCAGCCAAAGCACCATGGGATATGTGGAATCGCGATAATAAACACGGATTAAAATTATATGTTCAACGTGTATTTATTATGGATGATGCGGAACAATTCATGCCAAACTATTTACGTTTTGTGAAAGGTTTAATTGATTCAAATGATCTTCCATTAAATGTATCGCGTGAAATTCTACAAGATAATAAAATCACCCAAAGTTTACGTAATGCATGTACAAAACGCGTACTGCAAATGCTTGAAAAATTAGCTAAAGACGACAAAGAACAATATCAACAGTTCTGGGGCGAATTTGGTTTAGTATTAAAAGAAGGTACAGGTGAAGACTTTGCTAACCGTGATGCGATAGCTAAATTATTACGTTTTGCTTCAACCCACACTGATAGTGATGCTCAAACAGTATCGTTAGAAGATTACATCAGTCGTATGCAAGACGGTCAAGAAAAGATTTACTACATTACAGCGGACAGCTATGGAGCGGCAAATTACAGTCCTCACCTAGAGTTATTCCGTAAAAAAGGTATCGAGGTATTGTTATTATCCGATCGTATTGATGAATGGATGATGAGTAACTTAACTGAATTTGATGGCAAACAATTCCAATCAGTAAGTAAATCTGACGAATCTATTGAAAAACTGGCTGATCAAGATAGTGAAGAACAAAAACAAGTTGAAAAAGAACTTGAGCCATTTATTGAAAGAGTAAAAACAGTATTAGGTGATAAAGTTAAAGAAGTTAAAATAACCCATCGTTTAACTAACACACCTGCCGTTGTCACAACTGCTGCTGACGAAATGAGCACACAGATGGCCAAATTGTTTGCTGCTGCTGGACAAAAAGCACCTGAAATCAAATATACGTTTGAAATCAATCCAGATCATAAACTTGTGAAACGTATAGCGGACACCCAAGATGAAAGTGCGTTCACTGATTGGGTTGAGTTATTACTTGATCAAGCATTACTTGCTGAAAAAGGTTCACTAAGTGATCCAAGTAAATTTATTCAAACTATGAATAAATTATTAGCACAAGAATAG